GGCGTCGGCCGAGCACGAGGGCGGCGCCGACGAGGCGGCCGTCCTGCTCGAAGCCGAGGGACTGGCCGGACCAGTCGGTCTTCACCCGCTGCCAGGCCGGGTTCTGGAGGAACGAGGCCCCCGGGTGGCGGCGCAGGACCTCGACGTGCTCGGCCTCGGTGATCGGACGGACCGTCACGGGGGAGTCGCTCCCGGCGGGGCGGTCGGCGGCACCGTCCCCGCCCGCGGCGGGGGAGGGGGAGGGCAGGGTGGTGGCGTCGGGGGAGGTGTCAGTCACGGCGCCCACTCTACGCCGTGGTCCCAGGCGGCCCGGGGCCGTGTGTTATGCTCGCTGAGATTGTTTTTCCAAGTGGCAGAGTGGACCCGGTCCGGTCGCGGGGTTGTTGCGCGACAGATGCCACACTTTTGCACGCCTGCGGCCTGTCGCTCCTCCCGGAGGGGCCCGCGGGCCGACGCAGAGTCGAGGAACGAGCAGCGCCGGCCCCCGGGTCGGCGCACCCCGTCAGCGATCACGACAAGGAAGGCTGGAGAGTGCCTACGATTCAGCAGCTGGTCCGCAAGGGCCGCTCACCCAAGGTCGTCAAGACCAAGGCCCCTGCGCTGCAGGGCAACCCCATGCGTCGTGGCGTGTGCACCCGCGTGTACACCACGACCCCGAAGAAGCCGAACTCCGCCCTGCGCAAGGTCGCCCGCGTCCGCCTCAACGGCGGCGTCGAGGTCACCGCGTACATCCCGGGCGAGGGCCACAACCTGCAGGAGCACTCGATCGTGCTCGTCCGCGGCGGCCGTGTGAGGGACCTGCCCGGCGTGCGCTACAAGATCGTGCGCGGCGCGCTGGACACCCAGGGCGTGAAGAACCGCGGCCAGGCCCGCTCCCGCTACGGCGCCAAGAAGGAGAAGAAGTAATGCCTCGTAAGGGTCCCGCCCCGAAGCGCCCCCTCGTCGTCGACCCCGTGTACGGCTCGCCCCTGGTCACGCAGCTGATCAACAAGGTGCTGATCGACGGCAAGAAGTCCACCGCCGAGCGCATCGTGTACGGCGCGCTCGAGGGCGCCCGCGCCAAGAACGGCGCCGATCCCGTGGCCACGCTGAAGAAGGCCATGGACAACATCAAGCCGGCCCTCGAGGTCAAGTCCCGCCGCGTCGGCGGCGCCACCTACCAGGTGCCCGTCGAGGTCAAGCCGGGTCGTGCCACGGCCCTCGCCCTGCGCTGGCTGGTCGGCTTCTCCAAGGCCCGCCGCGAGAAGACCATGACCGAGCGTCTGATGAACGAGATCCTGGACGCCTCGAACGGCCTGGGCGGCGCCGTGAAGCGCCGCGAGGACACCCACAAGATGGCCGAGGCCAACAAGGCCTTCGCCCACTACCGCTGGTGATCCCGTCGGCCCGGACCGCGTGAGCGCGGTCCGGGCCGCAGGCGCCTGCACCCCCGGGGCGCGCGCCGTCCGCCTCCGTCCCTCGAGACCCCCACACGACCACTCCGACCAAGGGAGACACCGTGGCACAGGACGTGCTGACCGACCTGAACAAGGTCCGCAACATCGGCATCATGGCCCACATTGATGCCGGCAAGACCACCACCACCGAGCGCATCCTGTTCTACACGGGTGTCAACCACAAGCTGGGTGAGACGCACGACGGCGCCTCCACCACCGACTGGATGGAGCAGGAGAAGGAGCGCGGCATCACCATCACCTCCGCCGCGGTGACCTGCTTCTGGAAGAACAACCAGATCAACATCATCGACACCCCCGGCCACGTGGACTTCACCGTCGAGGTGGAGCGGTCCCTGCGCGTGCTCGACGGCGCCGTGGCCGTGTTCGACGGCAAGGAGGGCGTGGAGCCCCAGTCGGAGACCGTGTGGCGCCAGGCGGACAAGTACGACGTCCCCCGCATCTGCTTCGTCAACAAGATGGACAAGCTCGGCGCGGACTTCTACTTCACCGTGGACACGATCGTGAAGCGCCTCGGTGCGAAGCCGCTCGTGATGCAGCTGCCGATCGGCGTGGAGAACGACTTCGTGGGCGTCGTCGACCTGCTGACCATGAAGGCCTTCGTGTGGCCGGGCGACGCCAAGGGCGACGTGACCATGGGCGCCGAGTACGAGATCCAGGACATCCCGGCGGATCTCGTCGAGAAGGCCGAGCAGTACCGCACTGAGCTCATCGAGGCCGTCGCGGACACCTCCGAGGAGCTCATGGAGAAGTACCTCGAGGGCGAGGAGATCTCCGAGGAGGAGATCGTGGCCGGCGTGCGCCACCTGACCGTGAACGCCGAGGCCTACCCGGTCTTCTGCGGCTCCGCCTTCAAGAACCGCGGTGTGCAGCCGATGCTCGACGCCGTCGTCGCCTACCTCCCGAACCCGCTCGACGCCGGCGCCGTGAAGGGCCACGCGGTGGGCGATGAGGAGAAGGAGCTGGAGCGCGAGCCCTCGAAGGAGGCCCCGTTCTCGGCGCTGGCCTTCAAGATCGCCTCGCACCCGTTCTTCGGCACGCTGACCTTCATCCGCGTGTACTCCGGCCGCCTCGAGTCCGGCGCGCAGATCCTCAACGCCACCAAGGGCAAGAAGGAGCGCATCGGCAAGCTGTTCCAGATGCACGCCAACAAGGAGAACCCGGTCGAGGAGGTCGTGGCGGGCCACATCTACGCCGTGATCGGCCTCAAGGACACCACCACGGGCGACACGCTGTGCAACCCGAACGAGCCGATCATCCTCGAGTCGATGACCTTCCCGGAGCCCGTGATCTCCGTGGCCATCGAGCCGAAGTCCAAGGGCGACCAGGAGAAGCTCTCCACCGCCATCCAGAAGCTCGTGGCCGAGGACCCGACGTTCCGCGTCAACCTCAACGAGGAGACCGGCCAGACCGAGATCGGCGGCATGGGCGAGCTGCACCTCGACGTGTTCGTCGACCGCATGCGCCGCGAGTTCCGCGTCGAGGCCAACGTGGGCAAGCCCCAGGTCGCCTACCGCGAGACCATCAAGCGCAAGGTCGACAAGGTCGACTACACGCACAAGAAGCAGACGGGCGGCTCCGGCCAGTTCGCGAAGGTCCAGCTCTCCTTCGAGCCCCTGGACACCGCGGACGGGGAGATCTACGAGTTCGAGAACGCCGTCACCGGCGGTCGCGTGCCGCGCGAGTACATCCCCTCGGTGGACGCCGGAATCCAGGATGCCATGCAGTTCGGCGTGCTCGCCGGCTACCCCATGGTGGGCGTCAAGGCCACGCTGCTCGACGGCGCGTACCACGACGTGGACTCCTCCGAGATGGCGTTCAAGATCGCCGGCTCGCAGGCGTTCAAGGAGGGCGTGAAGAAGGCGTCCCCGGTCATCCTCGAGCCGCTGATGGCCGTGGAGGTCCGCACCCCCGAGGAGTTCATGGGCGACGTCGTCGGCGACCTGAACTCCCGCCGCGGTCAGATCCAGTCCATGGAGGACGCCACCGGCGTGAAGGTGGTCAACGCCCTCGTGCCGCTGTCGGAGATGTTCGGCTACATCGGCGACCTGCGCTCCCGCACCCAGGGCCGCGCGGTCTACTCGATGACCTTCCACTCCTACTCCGAGGTCCCGAAGAACGTGGCCGACGAGATCATCCAGAAGTCCCAGGGCGAGTGAGCTGACGCTCACCGGTCCTGAGGGATCACACCTGCTCCGCGGGAGCGGCCGCCGCGCGCGGCCGCTCCGCGGGGCGCTCGTCCGGCGCCCGGCGCGCCGGACCGAGCACGGGACGCGTCAGGTCCGGTCCGCTCCGGCGGCCCCGCCGGCCTGGAGCCGGACCGATCCTCGACTCGCCGGATTTCCCCAACCCCGCACCATCCCAGTAGACTCACCGAGTTGTCAGCTCGTCACCCGTGGCTGAGCAGTCTTCTTGACGAGGAAACAAGTTCTTTAGGAGGAACTGTGGCAAAGGCAAAGTTCGAGCGGACGAAGCCGCACGTCAACATCGGCACCATCGGCCACGTTGACCACGGCAAGACCACCCTCACCGCCGCCATCTCGAAGGTCCTGTACGACAAGTACCCGGACCTCAACGAGAAGCGTGACTTCGCGTCGATCGACTCCGCCCCGGAGGAGCGCCAGCGCGGCATCACCATCAACATCTCCCACGTGGAGTACCAGACCGAGAAGCGTCACTACGCCCACGTGGACGCCCCCGGTCACGCCGACTACATCAAGAACATGATCACCGGTGCGGCCCAGATGGACGGCGCCATCCTCGTGGTCGCCGCCACCGACGGCCCCATGGCCCAGACCCGCGAGCACGTGCTGCTCGCCCGCCAGGTCGGCGTGCCCGCCCTGCTGGTGGCCCTCAACAAGGCCGACATGGTCGAGGACGAGGAGCTCCTCGAGCTCGTCGAGATGGAGGTCCGCGAGCTGCTGTCCTCCCAGGAGTTCGACGGTGACGAGGCTCCGGTCGTCCGCACCTCCGGCCTGAAGGCCCTCGAGGGCGACGCCGAGTGGGTCAAGTCCGTCGAGGACCTGATGGACGCCGTGGACGAGTACATCCCGGATCCGGTGCGCGACAAGGACAAGCCGT
This Micrococcus flavus DNA region includes the following protein-coding sequences:
- the rpsL gene encoding 30S ribosomal protein S12: MPTIQQLVRKGRSPKVVKTKAPALQGNPMRRGVCTRVYTTTPKKPNSALRKVARVRLNGGVEVTAYIPGEGHNLQEHSIVLVRGGRVRDLPGVRYKIVRGALDTQGVKNRGQARSRYGAKKEKK
- the rpsG gene encoding 30S ribosomal protein S7, whose translation is MPRKGPAPKRPLVVDPVYGSPLVTQLINKVLIDGKKSTAERIVYGALEGARAKNGADPVATLKKAMDNIKPALEVKSRRVGGATYQVPVEVKPGRATALALRWLVGFSKARREKTMTERLMNEILDASNGLGGAVKRREDTHKMAEANKAFAHYRW
- the fusA gene encoding elongation factor G, with protein sequence MAQDVLTDLNKVRNIGIMAHIDAGKTTTTERILFYTGVNHKLGETHDGASTTDWMEQEKERGITITSAAVTCFWKNNQINIIDTPGHVDFTVEVERSLRVLDGAVAVFDGKEGVEPQSETVWRQADKYDVPRICFVNKMDKLGADFYFTVDTIVKRLGAKPLVMQLPIGVENDFVGVVDLLTMKAFVWPGDAKGDVTMGAEYEIQDIPADLVEKAEQYRTELIEAVADTSEELMEKYLEGEEISEEEIVAGVRHLTVNAEAYPVFCGSAFKNRGVQPMLDAVVAYLPNPLDAGAVKGHAVGDEEKELEREPSKEAPFSALAFKIASHPFFGTLTFIRVYSGRLESGAQILNATKGKKERIGKLFQMHANKENPVEEVVAGHIYAVIGLKDTTTGDTLCNPNEPIILESMTFPEPVISVAIEPKSKGDQEKLSTAIQKLVAEDPTFRVNLNEETGQTEIGGMGELHLDVFVDRMRREFRVEANVGKPQVAYRETIKRKVDKVDYTHKKQTGGSGQFAKVQLSFEPLDTADGEIYEFENAVTGGRVPREYIPSVDAGIQDAMQFGVLAGYPMVGVKATLLDGAYHDVDSSEMAFKIAGSQAFKEGVKKASPVILEPLMAVEVRTPEEFMGDVVGDLNSRRGQIQSMEDATGVKVVNALVPLSEMFGYIGDLRSRTQGRAVYSMTFHSYSEVPKNVADEIIQKSQGE
- the tuf gene encoding elongation factor Tu, with the translated sequence MAKAKFERTKPHVNIGTIGHVDHGKTTLTAAISKVLYDKYPDLNEKRDFASIDSAPEERQRGITINISHVEYQTEKRHYAHVDAPGHADYIKNMITGAAQMDGAILVVAATDGPMAQTREHVLLARQVGVPALLVALNKADMVEDEELLELVEMEVRELLSSQEFDGDEAPVVRTSGLKALEGDAEWVKSVEDLMDAVDEYIPDPVRDKDKPFLMPIEDVFTITGRGTVVTGRAERGTLAINSEVEIVGIRDLQKTTVTGIEMFHKQLDEAWAGENCGLLLRGLKRDDVERGQVVVAPGSITPHTGFEANVYILSKDEGGRHNPFYSNYRPQFYFRTTDVTGVITLPEGTEMVMPGDTTEMSVELIQPIAMEEGLGFAIREGGRTVGSGRVTKITK